The genomic window acccgattcgggtcccaactaaaccgttcctcaatccttttcaacagtccagaacccaaaaatcaattcaaaattcaaataaatccaacagtcgctgcacaataattcagccaaacaaacatccACAACCATTCGAGACAATCCAATAACAcacaaggcagatacaatcaccaaataccaattgtctcacatcagtatccatatgtaataattccaataataaaccatagttttcggaaagcgcccctacctcagaACGCAAAACCACAGTCCAAACGCATCAAAGGAACCTTCTCTCTTAACCCGAAATTACCGGCCGCTTGAATCACAGCTTCGCTCACTTTTGCAGTAACCACatcaactctaatcgcaacacgTAACAAACGAGATTAACTCCCATAACAACGAATGCTAAAACACCTCAACGTTTAACAGGATAGCAACTAAAGGGGTTACCGGAACGTAAACGCTTACCGCAAATAAGAAGTGACTGAACCATGAAGCGGCAGCCCTGGTAGTGATTCCGGTAGCGGCAACTTGCAGCAACTCCTAGCACACAGCCGCATCACAACTCTCATGGTAAAGATGAACTTTAATGGAGAAGGAAATTGAAGACGGGTTAAAGCTTACCAAACGACACCAGTTCCAGTGGCAATTTCCAGCGGCAGCAGCGGTGGCCCTTCTCAGCGACCGGAGGCACAGCAGCCATGGCTGACGACGATTCAAGCTCCATCAATGGCGGCTTGGACCACAAGATCCCAAGCAGCAGCGGCGGAAGAAGGTCCCCCTTCGCGCATCCCCCTCTCTCTGTGCGCGAGAATGTGAAGGTGGCCGCGCGGCTCCTTTGCAACGACGGCGGCCACTCCCTCGTTTGGCGCGGCGGCGACCAGGGACTGGGTGCGGCTCCCTCCTTCATGACCTCCTCTCTCTCGCCTGAGTTCTGACCAGCGACGGCGTCGTCTTCAACGGGCAGCAGCGGAGTTGGGAGAAGCAGCGGCGACAGCAACGCCGTCCTCCACCCCCGCGCGTGTGCTCTCGCTTCGTGGGTCACTAAGGACGGTGACGCGGCTCGAAGCCCCAGGGACGGCAGCGACAAGGCGCGAGTTCGGCCCCTCTTCGACGCCTCTTCTCCGTGACGGTGGTAGCAGCGGAAATGGGTTCGACTGCGAGGCATGGTGGCACGGAGGCGAGGCAGCAGACGTGATCGACCGTGGCGGCAGCAACTCCTTCCCCTGGCCGGCGCGCTTCCTCCCTTATTTTCCCCATTTCTGTTTTCCCTTTCTGCTTGCCTTGATTTCTGGTTTCACCGTGGATTTGGGTGATAGGAGGGAAAGGGATAGTGACGGCTAAgggttagggattagggtttcacttttgaaacttagggttagGGGCAATTCGGTAATTTCATATAAGAGTAGGGGTAATATAGTAATTGGAactcaaattaaatccaacactattcGTActtagaaaatactatttgctcatcaactttacaaattattttcaataaaatgtccaaatctaaaaattagaaataatataattaatttctctattttctaaAATAACAGTATTaacatttaaaatattaattatttaatccaaatcatatagaaatccttattatttcacaactaccaactttataacttgaatatagaaaataatccaataattgtaaaattggataataattaccttaattatctttaataaaataatttctgaaattaaggctataaataaccatatgatttgagacttgatcataataagacttttcaaaggttctgggtcttacagcgtgcgcacgcacgctgtgcgcgtgtGCGCCGATAGCGTCACCTACCCTCCTGGTACATGtcccagagagttatgcccagtttgtgcctatcCTGTGCCTGCAACGcatgcgtgcgcgcacctggcgcgtacgcatcCTTTAGTCAAACTGTGCATCGGCGCGGAAgcatgcatgacgcgtccgcgccggtaaaaaaaaattcttttcttccattttcttttattacatttggttattttcatttattgcattttaattttgtttttatatcttgttcttatcttcttttctaagtttcttattttaataatggtgttgaattctcttactcaattgttgagaatttcttggttaatcttgaggaactcatcaattgtagcaacccgtccaccttgctcttctttgcatgcaccgaggacggtgcaaatttctaagtgtggggaggtcatccgaccaacctccatgggtaacaacttcctttttcaacaccaaattcttaatttttggccttgttagttagttgttgaattgcatgataggttgcatgctagttagaaattgtacatattttaccacttctttttatgttaggactacttggttagggtgatgatttcttttccaagaaactgtttttagggcaccctaccaatttgaaaaaaaaaatttttgtgttgaacttgcttgaagaatgtattttggaacatggtttttgagctaagaacacaagcatgtgagtcaataaaaatcaatgcatatggaatgtgaattaaagagaatgcatgagtttgtgaaaaagtgggaatcatgggtagctaggtactatattagaattttattggttgttgtatgtgtttagtgagagcttaggctaatcaaagatacaaatttcaagctcacttgaccatatgcatcccaccttgaccctagccccattacaacctatgaataagtcctcatgatgaatgtatgcatgcattgaataattgttgattgttagatgaaaatcaaatcatggaaagcatgattagaagagaattgagtgatcgaccctatacactagagcgactagagcggatacacttccggtgagggttcgatactcaattccttgttcccggctttcatgagcttttcttcttgcaagtccaTTTGAAcctcattttgatatttgaattggtaggattcatgaatcatcatatgatcttagccctacttgttcatacatgctcttggagattgatttgcttttgactaagtagatagagtcatattgcatttaattgcatgcatgtagataggcacatatagtttatttgcattgaataaatgttcatacccttttcttgtccttctttatttttagcatgaggacatgcttagtttaagtgttgggagatttgataaaccccaattttgtggtttatcttgtgcttaatttgggggattttatcaccttttcccacatttattcaataaaatagcatagttttgtaattctcccttgatttgtgcttaagtgtgaaaacatgctttttaggccttaaaatagctaaatttaactcactttaattccattcgatgccttgatatgtttgttgagtgatttcatgttcataagtcaagtattggatagaagaagtgaggagaaaagcatgcaaagtgggagaactcatgaagaaatgaaggaaccgtaaagttgtcaagcccgacctcttcgcactcaatcaatcataacttgagctacagaagtccaaatgaggcggttccagttgcgttggaaagctaacatctggggcttcgaaatgatataaaatttaccataTGGTTGCTTTGCGCTCAGGGGGGCGCACGCGCCatggacgcgtgcgcgccgatgctatacgtgggtccactaaagagaaattgcccccagcgattttgcagctcattttgggcccaatccaacccatttctgatgctattgaacccaaggattgaggaggGAATGAACCaagaagtagtcatagtttagtttttatcatgttttaggctagaattctagagagaaaggctctctcctctctctagatttaggatagtttaggtttaattttcttaaatccaacttttaattcttgttttaatttagtttctccttttaatttcttattgttacatctctactcttctagttttacttgtcatttcctttattttgtcctctAACCATTCCGCAACCCTCTTTAAGGGGTTCAAaaaaccaaatcaattcaaaatcaagctaTTTCCAAGGTGCATCATTTTCAGATTTCAAGAACACCAattcaaactcaaatcaatttccaacagGATAAACTCGATTTCAATGCTTTTACAAGTTAACTTTAAAGAAGCATTTTAAGAACTGTCCATTTCACAAAACCGAACAATAACCCAGCCAAACAAGCAttcatattcatccaagacaacCAACAATTACATAAGACCTATATAATCACTCAAAGATACATTTTCTCACAtcaatatccatatataataattacaaTTCATAAAATATGGTTTTCTGAAAAGGCCCCTACCTCAATACGCAAAACCACAGCCCAAATGCCTCAAAGAGTTCTTTTTGCCTCAACCCGaattgacggcaaccaaaacctcagctccaccTGTTCTCTCAAAAGCAGAAACAGCTTCAAATGCCACAAGTAAACTCGGATTCTAACTCTTAGAACCATTAACATTGCAAATACTTTATTACATAGAATAGAACACAAACGCAgggcttttgaaaaagaaattacttACTGAAATAACAAAGCGAAGCAGCCACAACTCCAAATTGACCCGGCAGCAGCTCCGTCAATAATTTTCAAGTGACGGCGGCGGCCAGAATCTCTGATAATAGCAGCTATACAACCACACAGTGTCAATAATCTTTCTGGAATTTTGAAAGAACAGAAACTAgacttaaaacccttaccggcagtaTTTTCGGGCGATGGTAGCAGGGGTCTGGACAGTAGAAGTGGCGTGGAGCTCCGCCGACTTGGACCCCCGTGAAGGCGCTGATGGAGCAAAATGCATCTGCGATGACACAGCTGACGGCGAGGGCTTCACGAACGGCGACGCGTTTGCACGGCGTGACTCCCCTTTGCAGCGGCTTGTGGACGGACCGGCGACTATGCAAGCAACGCGGTGGTGGCGACGGGCTGGAGTgcgaatgatgagcggataatttatacgctttttgacattgctTTTAGAGTGtgtttagtagaatctagttacttttagggatgtttttaatagattttgtgttaaattcacatttctggactttactatgagtttgtctcTCCATTCGCtaatctgaaattcctaccaatgaattacataagtatctctatccctattttattatataatattcgaaaacaccattatcactttatatctgcctgactgagatttgcaaggtgaccatagcttgcttcataccgacaatctccgtgggattcgacccttactcacgtaaggtattacttggatgacccagtgcacttgctggttagttgtatcgaagttgcgacaatcatgaattaagatcagagcaccaagctttggagccattaccaggatctGTTCGAgcctagagatcacaatttcgtgcaccaagtttttggcgccgttgccggggattgtttgagtatggacaactgacggttcatcttgttgctcagattaggtaattttctttttgttttgttttcaaaaatttttcaaaaatctttcaaaaattcctcacttgttttcgaaaaaaaaaaaaattttttactaaaaataatggtttcaaaaataaattattctatggcttcaaaatttttaagaatgaattctagtgtttcatgaagcatgttgaagcctatctggctgtaaagccatacccaaagaCATGGtcgctaataaccagttcatgtacacttctgaaaggaatcctatgagtaatgggacgcctatgaagaagggagttcttgaagttgatactctgaatgccatattggctcagaataaaatattgactcagcaagtcaatatgatctctcagaatctgcatggaatgcaagctgcatccaacagtactcaagaggcttcttatgaagaagaagcttatgatcctgagaaccctgcaatagcagaggtgaattatttaggtgaaccttatggaaacacctataactcatcatggaaaaatcatccaaatctctcatggaaggatcaaaagcctcaacaaggctttaataatggtgggagaaacaggtttagcaatagcaaatcttttccatcatccactcagcaacagacagagaactctgaacaaaatacttctaatttagcaaatctagtctctgatctatctaaggccactgtaagtttcatgaatgaaacaaggtcttccattagaaatctggaagcacaagtgggccagctgagtaaaaggatcactgaaatccctcctagtactctcccaagcaatacagaagagaatccaaaaggagagtgcaaggccattgacataagttccatggccgaacctgtgaggagaggagaggacgtgaatcccaaggaggaagacctcctgggacgtccagtggtcaataaggagcttccctctgaggaaccaaaggactctggggctcatctagagaccatagagatcccattgaacctccttatgcccttcatgagctctgatgagcatttctcttctaaagagaatgaggatgttactgaagagcaaactgccaagtttcttggtgcaatcatgaagctgaatgccaaactatttggcattaatacttgggaagttgaacctcccttgttcatcaatgaactaagtgatctggatcaacttacattgcctcagaagagacaggatcctggaaagttcataataccctgcaccataggcaccatggtctttaaggctctgtgtgaccttggttcaggaataaacctcatgcccctctctgtaatagagaaactggaaatctatggggtgcaagctgctaaaatctcattagagatggcagacagctctagaaaacaggcttatggacaagtagaagacgtgttagtaaaggttgaaggcctttacatccctgctgattttatagtcctggatactggaaaggaagaggatgaatccatcatcctaggaagacctttcctggccacagcaagagctgtgattgatgttgacagaggtgaaatattccttcaatggaatgagaactcccttgtgtttaaaactcaaggatccccCTCtgcaccatggagaggaagcagaaaaagcttctctccaagcagagtcaaccagagcccccacagtcaaactctaagtttggtgttgggaggccacaaccaaactctaagtttggtgttgaactcccatatccaaactctaagtttggtgttggagactctcaacaaagctctgcacatctgtgaggctccacgagagcccactgtcaagctattaacattaaagaagcgcttgttgggaggcaacccaatgtttatttatctaactatatttttcttagttatatgtctttataggttcatgatcatgaggagtcacaaaataaatataaaaattgaaaacggaatcaaaaacagcagaagaaaaatcacaccctggaggagcatctgtctgacgttcaaacgccagaacagagcatagttctggcgctgaacgcccagaatgggagcatcctggcgctgaacgcccagaacaagcatggttctggcgttcaacaccagaaatggcagcaaatgggcgttgaacgcccaaaatgggcaccaacctggcgctgaacgccaagagttgtgtgcaagggcattttacatgcctaaattggtgcagggatgtaaatgccttgacacctcaggatctgtggaccccacaggatccccacctacctcatcatctctctttccattcatgatcatcccttcttttttttccatttaccactcacattcatacacccactaccttcaaaaattcaatatctctctcccacccaatcccacccatatggccgaatacacactcccatccatctcctccatatcttcttcttattcttctattctttcttcttttgctcgtgggcgagcaacattctaagtttggtgtggtaaaagcatagctttttttgttttttccataaccattgatggcacctaaggccagagaaacctatagaaagaggaaagggaagacaaaagcttccataaAGTGtgtttagtagaatctagttacttttagggatgtttttaatagattttgtgttaaattcacattactggactttaccatgagtttgtgtgtttttctgtgatttcaggtattttctggctgaaattgagggacttgagcagaaatctctaaaccttgtctgtagtattctgagtaggattcaatgattgaatgactgtgacgagctcctaactcgcgattgcagggcgttagtgacagacgcaaaaggatagtaaatcctattccggcatgatcgagaaccgacagatgaataaccgtgccgtgacagggtgcgtgagcatattattcactgagaggataagatgaagccattgacaagggtgatgcctccagacgattagccgtgccgtgacagggcattggatcattttcccgagagatgaccgaaagtagccattgacagtggtgatgtatcacataaagccagccatggaaaggagtaagactaactgggtgaagatagcaggaaagcagaggttcagagggacgaaaagcCTCTCCATTCGCtaatctgaaattcctaccaatgaattacataagtatctctatacctattttattatataatattcgaaaacaccattatcactttatatctgcctgactgagatttgcaaggtgaccatagcttgcttcataccaacaatctccgtgggattcaacccttactcacgtaaggtattacttggacgacccagtgcacttgctggttagttgtatcgaagttgtgacaatcatgaattaagatcagagcaccaagctttggagccattaccaggatctgttcgagcctggagatcacaatttcatgcaccagcgAACGGCAGTGGTTATGGCTAGTGACTCCCTCTCTCCCAGCGTCGCTCACTCTTGGCGGACCAAAGAAGCAGTAACGGAGCTCCATCGTGATTCTCTTTTGGAGCTGGCAAGGACGACGACGTGGTGACCTCGACAGCGACTGGGCGCAGCTCGTGGCTCCATTGGTGACGGCGACGCGGTGAGTTTCCCTTCTTCTCTGCTCTGCCGCGTGGCTTCTTCCCCCTTGCTCAGTTCTGGCCTTCCTCGTGATGGCGGCAAGCGGCGAGGCCCACCGGCGCAAGCTCGTGCCTCTCTTCCTCCCCTTCTCCTCCATTCTCCCTACTTCCCTCTGTTTccccatttctttctttcttttacttttctgaTATGTTTGTTGAAGGGGAAAGAGGGGTTGCGGCTGAGTGTGGTGGGGGGGCTAGGGTTAGGAtttcatttttagaaaattagggttagggttagtttagtaattttattaaaattagggtAATAGAGTAATTGGAAACCAAATTTTAACCCAACaataatatctataaaaatactatttaattattaatttacaaatttattttcaaatagatACTCTAActcaataattagagataattaaattaatttcctttaaatcgtaaaataaaattcaaaatctaatcaTTCAAACTAAAACAGATAaaactcattatttttcaatcattaaagtttaaatcaataataagaaaatactcaattaatatataaatttctGGAAATTATATTCTcgagtaaataaaataaatcattaaaTGACAAAATAGGGTGCAATTCAAGATAGGCGTTCGCAAAGTAAAGTGGTAGTTAATATGGTAAAAGGCTACAAAGCATGCTAGTATTAAACAGTGGACATAACATTCACTCACAAATCTCGTACCCACTTCAGaacttcaactttccaactccatcaatcaCGTCGCAACTCACTACCGGTCACACGCACAATATCAACAAAACTTTTTTGCGTAAAACAAAGCTCTACAATATTACGTGGCATCGCACACTTACAAGATTCGCCTTTCACATCCACGAaccacgtcttaaagaactaacgcatctcATTACTATGCCTAAGAGTCGCacatgaaatcaaaataattctcAAGTTTATTCAGAAGAATACAAGATTCTGAAAAAAGAAGGACATGCAACAAAATAGTCTCCGCAAGAGTTTTGAAAGAACTGATGAAACTACAAGTAAACAATGGTGTACAAGTGATAAAGAGTGCTGGGAAGAAAATCACCTTAGGTAACCTCAAGAATAACACCCGAATCAAAGAAGTCTGATAGGAACGATAAAAGAAAAAGTAGTGCAGTAGTTTGGACAAAATCAAACTGAGTCAAAGAAGTATAAGGTTTACAAAAGAAGAATGTCTAAGATTGAAAACAAAGCTTACAAGACTCAAGAGTAGGATTAAAGC from Arachis ipaensis cultivar K30076 chromosome B09, Araip1.1, whole genome shotgun sequence includes these protein-coding regions:
- the LOC107616958 gene encoding uncharacterized protein LOC107616958, whose protein sequence is MPRSRTHFRCYHRHGEEASKRGRTRALSLPSLGLRAASPSLVTHEARAHARGWRTALLSPLLLPTPLLPVEDDAVAGQNSGEREEVMKEGAAPSPWSPPRQTREWPPSLQRSRAATFTFSRTERGGCAKGDLLPPLLLGILWSKPPLMELESSSAMAAVPPVAEKGHRCCRWKLPLELVSFGVAASCRYRNHYQGCRFMVQSLLICELMWLLQK